The following proteins come from a genomic window of Halomarina ordinaria:
- a CDS encoding DNA-directed RNA polymerase subunit P produces the protein MSYKCSRCKRDVELDEYGGVRCPYCGHRVLLKERGGDIKEIDVH, from the coding sequence ATGAGCTACAAGTGTTCTCGCTGCAAGCGCGACGTCGAACTCGACGAGTACGGCGGCGTCCGCTGTCCGTACTGCGGCCACCGCGTCCTGCTGAAGGAGCGCGGCGGCGACATCAAAGAGATAGACGTCCACTAG
- a CDS encoding 50S ribosomal protein L37ae has protein sequence MAKKKGRTGSAGRFGARYGRVARRRVAEIEEDTRNSKVDGDAVKRVGTGIWVNEETGEKFAGGAYRPVTPGGRTVRRSIRAALSEDDE, from the coding sequence ATGGCCAAGAAGAAGGGACGAACGGGCAGTGCGGGTCGCTTCGGCGCGCGCTACGGCCGCGTCGCCCGCCGTCGCGTCGCCGAGATCGAAGAGGACACGCGCAACTCGAAAGTCGACGGCGACGCCGTCAAGCGCGTCGGGACGGGCATCTGGGTCAACGAGGAGACCGGCGAGAAGTTCGCCGGCGGCGCCTACCGCCCCGTCACCCCCGGCGGCCGCACGGTCCGACGCTCGATTCGCGCCGCCCTCTCCGAGGACGACGAGTAA
- a CDS encoding DUF2103 domain-containing protein yields MSCRQCASDLDRPGDYCLVCRTRNADTVVLELGRERARMTALLDDDVVGTREVTTTPEEGERESTELRNFAGLVADDLVRKRPEEVYATGDREVLGAVREQVHFPFYRVEGDDPVAAVVERRGKPALETVEKPPAAKLGGAHSTLIGGRDGRRAVETVAGHPHVKKLIPGPIDAGGSGSRTGVRAKATRADGNGNVRMLLRDGSSVQENRVVTTAYDRETGERVRDDLNEWLREADLQE; encoded by the coding sequence ATGAGCTGTCGGCAGTGCGCGAGCGACCTCGACCGGCCGGGGGACTACTGCCTCGTCTGCCGGACGCGCAACGCCGACACGGTCGTCCTCGAACTCGGCCGCGAGCGCGCGCGGATGACCGCCCTCCTCGACGACGACGTCGTCGGAACGCGCGAGGTGACGACCACGCCCGAGGAGGGCGAGCGCGAGTCGACCGAGTTACGCAACTTCGCTGGCCTCGTCGCCGACGACCTCGTCCGAAAGCGCCCCGAGGAGGTGTACGCCACCGGGGACCGCGAGGTGCTGGGCGCCGTCCGCGAGCAGGTCCACTTCCCGTTCTACCGCGTCGAGGGCGACGACCCCGTCGCGGCCGTCGTCGAGCGTCGGGGGAAGCCGGCGCTGGAGACCGTCGAGAAGCCGCCCGCGGCGAAACTCGGCGGCGCCCACAGCACGCTCATCGGTGGCCGTGACGGTCGACGCGCGGTCGAGACCGTCGCCGGCCACCCGCACGTGAAGAAACTGATACCGGGTCCCATCGACGCCGGCGGCTCCGGGTCGCGCACGGGCGTCCGGGCGAAGGCGACCCGCGCCGACGGGAACGGCAACGTCCGGATGCTCCTGCGCGACGGCTCCAGCGTCCAGGAGAACCGCGTCGTCACCACCGCCTACGACCGCGAGACGGGCGAGCGCGTCCGCGACGACCTGAACGAGTGGCTCCGGGAGGCGGACCTCCAGGAATGA
- the truD gene encoding tRNA pseudouridine(13) synthase TruD, translating to MRPAHPVERAVGIDHYVSDADGVGGRLRESPEDFRVREREAVDVEPVDADPGAYPHVVFRATLRNWDTNDYVAVLADRLGVSRERFSWAGTKDKRALTTQLFSVRWLDAPDLPDVRGASVEVLGRTGRPVLFGDLRGNEFDVVVRDPERPENVPAVVDALREFGDGETVAVPNVFGQQRFGTRRPVTHEVGLAIARGDWEGAVLAYVGNPSEREPESTREARTYAEETRDWAGALDRLPTRLGYERAMVHRLTENGGEAPEDFRGALETAPNNIQRLFVNAAQSYLFNRMLSARLERGLPFHCPVAGDVVCFADGEGQPDANRSQRVTEERVETVTRHCERGRAFVTAPLVGTETELAGGEQGDIERAVLDDADLAPADFDREGEFGSTGTRRAVLLTTALDVREDPLTFSFALPSGSYATVLMREFLKVDPASMR from the coding sequence ATGCGGCCGGCACACCCCGTCGAGCGCGCGGTCGGTATCGACCACTACGTGAGCGACGCCGACGGCGTCGGCGGGCGCCTGCGCGAGTCGCCGGAGGACTTCCGGGTGAGAGAGCGCGAGGCGGTCGACGTCGAGCCGGTCGACGCCGACCCGGGGGCGTACCCGCACGTCGTCTTCCGGGCCACGTTGCGCAACTGGGACACCAACGACTACGTCGCCGTCCTCGCCGACCGCCTCGGCGTCAGCCGCGAGCGCTTCTCGTGGGCCGGCACGAAGGACAAACGCGCGCTCACCACGCAACTGTTCTCGGTGCGCTGGCTCGACGCGCCCGACCTCCCGGACGTGCGCGGCGCGAGCGTCGAGGTGCTCGGGCGGACCGGGCGGCCCGTCCTCTTCGGCGACCTCCGGGGCAACGAGTTCGACGTCGTCGTCCGCGACCCCGAGCGCCCCGAGAACGTCCCCGCCGTCGTCGACGCCCTCCGCGAGTTCGGTGACGGGGAGACGGTGGCCGTCCCGAACGTCTTCGGTCAGCAGCGCTTCGGGACGCGCCGACCGGTCACCCACGAGGTCGGACTCGCCATCGCGCGCGGCGACTGGGAGGGGGCGGTCCTCGCCTACGTCGGCAACCCCAGCGAGCGCGAACCGGAGTCGACCCGCGAGGCGCGAACCTACGCCGAGGAGACGCGCGACTGGGCGGGCGCGCTCGACCGCCTCCCGACGCGTCTCGGCTACGAGCGCGCGATGGTCCACCGCCTCACCGAGAACGGCGGCGAGGCCCCCGAGGACTTCCGCGGCGCGCTGGAGACGGCGCCGAACAACATCCAGCGCCTGTTCGTCAACGCAGCCCAGTCGTACCTCTTCAACCGGATGCTCTCGGCGCGACTGGAGCGCGGCCTCCCCTTCCACTGTCCAGTCGCAGGCGACGTGGTCTGTTTCGCCGACGGGGAGGGACAACCGGACGCGAACCGCAGCCAGCGTGTCACCGAGGAGCGCGTCGAGACGGTGACGCGCCACTGCGAGCGCGGCCGGGCGTTCGTCACCGCGCCGCTCGTCGGCACGGAGACCGAACTCGCGGGCGGCGAGCAGGGCGACATCGAACGGGCCGTCCTCGACGACGCGGACCTCGCCCCCGCCGACTTCGACCGCGAGGGGGAGTTCGGCTCGACGGGCACCCGTCGGGCGGTACTGCTGACGACGGCCCTCGACGTGCGCGAGGACCCGCTGACGTTCTCGTTCGCGCTCCCGTCGGGGTCCTACGCGACGGTCCTCATGCGGGAGTTCCTGAAGGTCGACCCGGCGTCGATGCGGTGA
- a CDS encoding NADH:flavin oxidoreductase/NADH oxidase, whose amino-acid sequence MSDLFTPLTLRETEIPNRVMVSPMCQYSCDGDGLATDWHHVHLGSRAVGGAGIVMTEAAAVDSVGRISPQDLGIWSQEHADALAPTVEFVREQGSVPAIQLAHAGRKAATHRPFADESGPVHGTEGWTPVGPTDVPYPHDDPHEVDALDQAGIEAVIEDFRRAAELSLDAGFEIAEVHGAHGYLLHEFYSPVTNTREDDYGGDYAGRTRLIREVTAAVREVWPDDRPVFVRLSATDWLPDRESWTVDDTVRLSADLKEVGADLVDVSGGGIHPDQRIPGTGAHYQVPYAERVRSEADVRTGAVGKITTPEGADEVVRNGRADLAILAREHLRDPYFTLHAAKELDRMEAVTVPGQYERGI is encoded by the coding sequence ATGTCGGACCTGTTTACGCCGCTCACGCTGCGCGAGACGGAGATACCCAACCGCGTCATGGTGTCGCCGATGTGTCAGTACTCCTGCGACGGCGACGGCCTGGCGACCGACTGGCACCACGTCCACCTCGGGTCGCGCGCCGTCGGTGGCGCGGGCATCGTGATGACGGAAGCGGCGGCGGTCGATTCAGTGGGACGCATCTCGCCCCAGGACCTCGGCATCTGGAGCCAGGAGCACGCCGACGCGCTCGCACCCACCGTCGAGTTCGTGCGCGAGCAGGGGTCGGTGCCGGCCATCCAGCTCGCCCACGCCGGGCGCAAGGCCGCGACCCACCGCCCCTTCGCCGACGAGTCGGGGCCGGTCCACGGCACCGAGGGCTGGACGCCCGTCGGCCCCACCGACGTGCCCTACCCCCACGACGACCCCCACGAGGTCGACGCCCTCGACCAGGCGGGTATCGAGGCGGTCATCGAGGACTTCCGGCGCGCGGCCGAACTGTCGCTCGACGCCGGGTTCGAAATCGCCGAAGTCCACGGCGCGCACGGCTACCTGCTCCACGAGTTCTACTCGCCGGTCACGAACACCCGGGAGGACGACTACGGCGGCGACTACGCCGGTCGAACCCGTCTGATTCGGGAGGTGACCGCCGCCGTCCGGGAGGTGTGGCCCGACGACAGGCCCGTCTTCGTCCGCCTCTCGGCGACCGACTGGCTCCCCGACCGCGAGTCGTGGACCGTCGACGACACCGTCCGCCTCTCGGCGGACCTGAAGGAGGTCGGCGCGGACCTCGTCGACGTCAGCGGCGGTGGCATCCACCCCGACCAGCGGATACCGGGGACGGGTGCGCACTACCAGGTGCCGTACGCCGAGCGCGTGCGCTCGGAGGCGGACGTCCGGACCGGCGCCGTCGGGAAGATAACGACGCCCGAGGGGGCCGACGAGGTCGTCAGGAACGGGCGCGCGGACCTCGCCATCCTCGCGCGCGAACACCTCCGCGACCCCTACTTCACGCTCCACGCCGCGAAGGAACTCGACCGGATGGAGGCCGTCACCGTCCCCGGGCAGTACGAGCGCGGTATCTGA
- the pth2 gene encoding peptidyl-tRNA hydrolase Pth2 → MKQAIVARTDIGMGTGKLAAQVAHASLKAYESAGPDARRQWKSGGQKKVVLKAGSEREVFDLAEQARREGLPHAVVRDAGHTQLDPGTVTTLAVGPAPEAMVDTVTGDLSLY, encoded by the coding sequence ATGAAACAGGCCATCGTCGCCCGCACGGACATCGGCATGGGGACCGGCAAACTCGCCGCGCAGGTCGCCCACGCCTCGCTCAAGGCCTACGAGTCGGCGGGTCCCGACGCCCGGCGACAGTGGAAATCCGGCGGGCAGAAGAAGGTCGTGCTCAAGGCGGGCAGCGAGCGCGAGGTGTTCGACCTGGCCGAGCAGGCCCGTCGCGAGGGACTTCCCCACGCCGTCGTCCGGGACGCGGGCCACACGCAACTCGACCCCGGCACCGTGACGACGCTCGCCGTCGGCCCGGCGCCCGAGGCGATGGTCGACACGGTCACCGGCGACCTCTCGCTCTACTGA
- a CDS encoding Yip1 family protein, which translates to MLGPLRRPDRYFERHAPGLRLGRAVAVALLVALVATATLGVFGYALAEQAGEATVTVDNENRPPDWVCERHGDDPDSPLGTDCDEPSEREVRASSLVWNAVVDRLPVVFFTSLTGWVLGGVGMHVLTALAGGEGSFGDSLAVAGWAQATTLPQFVLLGAVFVTFAGSVDVTAGEAALESQVAGFRSDLRHPVVLLGAALTTAWQGWVYYHGMSHARNVDRDAAALIAVCCGVLAFVGSVL; encoded by the coding sequence ATGCTCGGTCCCCTCCGCCGACCGGACAGGTACTTCGAGCGACACGCGCCCGGACTCCGACTCGGGCGGGCGGTCGCCGTCGCGCTCCTCGTCGCGCTCGTCGCGACCGCCACCCTCGGCGTGTTCGGCTACGCCCTCGCCGAGCAAGCCGGCGAGGCGACCGTCACCGTCGACAACGAGAACCGACCGCCCGACTGGGTCTGCGAGCGACACGGCGACGACCCGGACTCACCGCTCGGGACGGACTGTGACGAACCGAGCGAGCGAGAGGTGCGGGCGAGTTCGCTCGTCTGGAACGCCGTCGTCGACCGGCTCCCGGTCGTGTTCTTCACCTCGCTGACCGGGTGGGTCCTGGGCGGCGTCGGGATGCACGTCCTGACCGCGCTCGCCGGCGGCGAGGGGTCGTTCGGCGACTCGCTGGCCGTCGCCGGGTGGGCGCAGGCCACGACGCTCCCGCAGTTCGTCCTGCTCGGCGCCGTGTTCGTGACGTTCGCGGGGAGCGTCGACGTCACCGCGGGCGAGGCGGCCCTGGAGTCGCAGGTCGCGGGGTTCCGGAGCGACCTCCGGCACCCGGTGGTACTGCTCGGGGCCGCGCTCACCACAGCGTGGCAGGGGTGGGTCTACTACCACGGGATGTCCCACGCGCGGAACGTCGACAGGGACGCGGCGGCGCTCATCGCCGTCTGTTGCGGGGTGCTCGCGTTCGTCGGGAGCGTCCTGTGA
- the dcd gene encoding dCTP deaminase — MILSDADILRRLEAGDLVVEPLDDVDLQVQPASVDVRLGRQFLEFQRANIPCIHPNRETEVDDYVSETYVEDGEEFILHPGDFVLGTTHERVEIPPDLVAQVEGRSSLGRLAVVVHATAGFVDPGYRGQITLELSNLGTAPVALTPGMRVSQLVFTELTSRAERPYGSDRGSKYQDQAGPQASRIRGDVEFGGEQ, encoded by the coding sequence ATGATACTCTCCGACGCGGACATCCTCCGGCGACTGGAGGCCGGCGACCTCGTGGTCGAACCGCTCGACGACGTCGACCTCCAGGTCCAGCCGGCGAGCGTCGACGTGCGACTCGGCCGGCAGTTCCTCGAGTTCCAGCGCGCGAACATCCCGTGTATCCACCCGAACCGCGAGACGGAGGTCGACGACTACGTCTCGGAGACCTACGTCGAGGACGGCGAGGAGTTCATCCTCCACCCCGGCGACTTCGTGCTCGGGACGACCCACGAGCGCGTCGAGATACCGCCCGACCTCGTCGCGCAGGTCGAGGGGCGCTCCTCGCTCGGCCGACTCGCGGTCGTGGTCCACGCCACCGCCGGCTTCGTCGACCCCGGCTACCGCGGCCAGATAACGCTCGAACTCTCCAACCTCGGCACCGCGCCCGTCGCGCTCACGCCGGGGATGCGCGTCTCGCAACTGGTGTTCACCGAACTGACCTCGCGCGCCGAGCGCCCCTACGGGAGCGACCGGGGGTCGAAGTATCAGGACCAGGCGGGTCCGCAGGCCTCGCGCATCCGCGGCGACGTCGAGTTCGGGGGCGAACAGTGA
- a CDS encoding thiamine-phosphate synthase family protein yields MRFIEEVVVDEFLPTFRSMLAEDLRERGLTQNEVATLLGISQSAVSKYAHGDVDRSAAVLNDERVRDLVAHLGEGLAAGETSRVQALVEAEVLIRQLERGDLLATLHEEAMPELADYDGDFAVHDADSGLREAERALASVRRGLRILSNTSGFAALIPAVGSNLVECLPDAADIDDVVAVPGRILDVKGRATVPGDPEFGVSEHVAGILLAARDAGSEARAALNVRYSPDLVARAEDRGLGTREFDAEGDVASAIAEALSEGAQVDVLYQTGGFGIEPVAYVLATDAATAAERVRDLRDGERP; encoded by the coding sequence GTGAGGTTCATCGAGGAGGTGGTCGTCGACGAGTTCCTCCCGACGTTCCGCTCGATGCTCGCCGAGGACCTCCGCGAGCGCGGATTGACCCAGAACGAGGTCGCCACCCTGCTCGGCATCAGCCAGAGCGCCGTCTCGAAGTACGCCCACGGCGACGTCGACCGCTCCGCGGCGGTCCTGAACGACGAGCGCGTCCGTGACCTCGTCGCCCACCTCGGGGAGGGCCTCGCGGCCGGCGAGACGAGTCGCGTCCAGGCGCTCGTCGAGGCGGAGGTGCTCATCCGCCAGTTGGAGCGGGGCGACCTGCTCGCGACGCTCCACGAGGAGGCGATGCCCGAACTCGCCGACTACGACGGCGACTTCGCCGTCCACGACGCCGACAGCGGGCTTCGCGAGGCGGAGCGCGCGCTCGCGTCCGTCCGGCGCGGCCTGCGTATCCTCTCGAACACGAGCGGGTTCGCCGCGCTCATCCCCGCCGTCGGGTCGAACCTCGTCGAGTGCCTCCCCGACGCGGCCGACATCGACGACGTGGTGGCCGTCCCCGGGCGCATCCTCGACGTGAAGGGTCGGGCGACCGTGCCGGGCGACCCGGAGTTCGGCGTCAGCGAACACGTCGCGGGCATCCTGCTCGCCGCGCGCGACGCCGGCAGCGAGGCCCGCGCCGCGCTGAACGTCCGCTACAGCCCCGACCTCGTCGCCCGGGCGGAGGACCGGGGACTCGGCACGCGGGAGTTCGACGCCGAGGGCGACGTGGCGTCGGCCATCGCGGAGGCCCTGTCCGAGGGGGCGCAGGTCGACGTGCTCTACCAGACCGGCGGGTTCGGCATCGAACCCGTCGCGTACGTCCTCGCGACCGACGCGGCGACGGCCGCCGAGCGCGTCCGCGACCTGCGCGACGGGGAGCGACCGTGA
- a CDS encoding class I SAM-dependent methyltransferase, with amino-acid sequence MSVRAFYGRYADLYDAIATAPGVARWRERAADALSLAPGDTVVEMGCGTGANLPHLRERVGSEGRVVGVDLTRPLLDRARERTARWENVAVVEADATRPPVARADAVLASFVVGMLPDPGAAVDDWCDLAAGRVALLDATSSTHPLGRLLTPAFGAFVGAGAPADSPVDSFRQAVERGEDAPNRRLDRRVGAARDALVSRTVDRRYEEHALGFVGVLSGRVE; translated from the coding sequence GTGAGCGTCCGGGCCTTCTACGGCCGCTACGCCGACCTCTACGACGCCATCGCCACGGCACCGGGGGTCGCGCGCTGGCGAGAGCGCGCGGCCGACGCCCTCTCGCTCGCGCCGGGCGACACCGTCGTCGAGATGGGCTGTGGCACCGGCGCGAACCTCCCGCACCTCCGCGAGCGGGTGGGGTCGGAGGGACGGGTCGTCGGCGTCGACCTCACCCGGCCGCTGCTCGACCGCGCCCGCGAGCGCACGGCCCGGTGGGAGAACGTCGCCGTCGTCGAGGCCGACGCGACCCGGCCGCCCGTCGCGCGCGCCGACGCCGTCCTCGCGTCGTTCGTCGTCGGCATGCTCCCCGACCCCGGCGCGGCGGTCGACGACTGGTGCGACCTCGCCGCGGGTCGGGTCGCCCTGCTCGACGCGACGAGCAGTACGCACCCACTCGGCCGACTGCTCACCCCGGCCTTCGGCGCGTTCGTCGGTGCCGGCGCGCCCGCCGACTCGCCCGTCGACTCGTTCCGACAGGCCGTCGAACGGGGCGAGGACGCCCCGAACCGGCGACTCGACCGTCGGGTGGGCGCGGCCCGCGACGCACTCGTCTCGCGGACCGTCGACAGGCGCTACGAGGAACACGCCCTCGGGTTCGTCGGCGTTCTGAGCGGACGTGTGGAGTGA
- the engB gene encoding GTP-binding protein EngB, producing the protein MFESRPDRDAEVVLLGRSNVGKSTLMRELTGHTFSTGGKPGVTRAPNHYDWAPESFVLTDLPGFGFMEGVPEERREQIKTDIVHYLEEYADDILVGVLVVDGKSVVDIIDRHSARDELPHDVELFHFLEELGIPAVVAVNKMDKVDDRDERLNALCERLGLLPPWQQWQDTIAPITAKRGSIDPLTEAVRTHLHDAKRDDLFKFF; encoded by the coding sequence ATGTTCGAGTCGCGGCCGGACCGGGACGCGGAGGTGGTGCTCCTCGGGCGGTCGAACGTCGGGAAGTCGACGCTCATGCGGGAGCTGACGGGACACACGTTCTCGACGGGCGGCAAGCCGGGCGTCACGCGGGCGCCGAACCACTACGACTGGGCGCCCGAGAGCTTCGTCCTCACCGACCTCCCCGGCTTCGGGTTCATGGAGGGCGTCCCCGAGGAGCGCAGGGAGCAGATCAAGACCGACATCGTCCACTATCTAGAGGAATATGCAGACGACATCCTCGTGGGCGTCCTCGTCGTCGACGGCAAGAGCGTCGTCGACATCATCGACCGCCACAGCGCCCGCGACGAGCTACCCCACGACGTCGAACTGTTCCACTTCCTCGAGGAACTCGGCATCCCGGCGGTCGTGGCGGTGAACAAGATGGACAAGGTCGACGACCGCGACGAGCGCCTGAACGCCCTCTGTGAACGCCTCGGCCTCCTCCCGCCGTGGCAACAGTGGCAGGACACCATCGCCCCCATCACCGCGAAACGCGGGAGCATCGACCCGCTCACCGAGGCGGTCCGCACGCACCTCCACGACGCCAAACGCGACGACCTGTTCAAGTTCTTCTGA
- a CDS encoding DUF5518 domain-containing protein, which produces MDLHTRAIVYGFLTTVVLALLSGAVIPFTDVNLPVVGTGLTAIVGGFVAGYVAGGRVGNGAVNGGVATVIGAFVALVLLSLFGLLAGGLLGVGIFVAGVVYLALAAIPGALGGAVGAWAKGRSERRMTGRPAT; this is translated from the coding sequence ATGGACTTACACACCCGCGCAATCGTCTACGGGTTCCTCACGACCGTCGTTCTCGCGCTGCTCAGCGGCGCGGTCATCCCGTTCACGGACGTGAACCTGCCGGTCGTCGGGACCGGCCTGACGGCCATCGTCGGCGGGTTCGTCGCCGGCTACGTCGCCGGGGGGCGGGTCGGAAACGGCGCCGTCAACGGAGGTGTCGCGACCGTCATCGGCGCGTTCGTCGCGCTCGTCCTGCTGAGCCTGTTCGGCCTCCTCGCCGGCGGCCTCCTCGGCGTGGGCATCTTCGTCGCGGGGGTCGTCTACCTCGCGCTCGCCGCCATCCCGGGTGCCCTCGGCGGCGCCGTCGGCGCGTGGGCGAAGGGTCGCTCCGAGCGTCGGATGACCGGCCGGCCCGCGACCTGA
- a CDS encoding 5-formyltetrahydrofolate cyclo-ligase, translated as MEKTDARDAVWTRFEEGDFARFPFPPRGRIPNFVGAERAAGRLFETPEWERAAVLKANPDSPQRPVRKRALEAGKTVYMAVPRLREEECFVELDPARIDDPHRASTISGSEELGVQVGPDALPEIDLVVAGSVAVTEDGVRVGKGEGYSDLEYAVLRELGAVDDDTPLATTVHDEQVLAADLTPDAHDVPLDLVATPERVLRPARGSKPSGIDWGLLSEDRVAEIPVLRRLSE; from the coding sequence ATGGAGAAGACCGACGCGCGCGACGCGGTCTGGACGCGCTTCGAGGAGGGCGACTTCGCCCGCTTCCCGTTCCCCCCGCGCGGGCGCATCCCGAACTTCGTGGGCGCCGAGCGCGCCGCCGGGCGTCTGTTCGAGACGCCCGAGTGGGAACGCGCCGCGGTGCTGAAGGCGAACCCGGACTCCCCCCAGCGCCCCGTCAGGAAGCGCGCGCTCGAAGCCGGGAAGACGGTGTACATGGCGGTCCCCCGCCTCCGCGAGGAGGAGTGTTTCGTCGAACTCGACCCCGCCCGCATCGACGACCCCCACCGCGCCTCGACCATCTCGGGGTCGGAAGAACTGGGCGTGCAGGTCGGCCCGGACGCCCTCCCCGAGATAGACCTCGTCGTCGCCGGGAGCGTCGCCGTCACGGAGGACGGGGTACGCGTCGGGAAGGGCGAGGGGTACAGCGACCTCGAGTACGCCGTCCTGCGCGAACTCGGCGCCGTCGACGACGACACGCCGCTGGCGACGACGGTCCACGACGAGCAGGTGCTCGCGGCCGACCTCACCCCCGACGCCCACGACGTCCCCCTCGACCTCGTCGCGACGCCGGAGCGCGTCCTCCGTCCGGCACGAGGGTCGAAGCCGTCGGGTATCGACTGGGGCCTGCTGTCCGAGGACCGAGTCGCGGAGATTCCCGTCCTTCGGCGGCTCAGCGAGTGA
- a CDS encoding TIGR00341 family protein: MRLVQVAVPAAKRDTVLKALDDEGVDYVVSDESSGREYDAVVSFPAPANAVEDLLARLRGVGVDEHGYTVVTDATTVISARFDALEDEYDGNEEAEDRIAREELVARAKSLASTFPTYVTLTIISAIIATAGLLLDSAATVVGSMVIAPLIGPAMAACVGTVVDDRELWVRGVRLQFIGIVLSILAAALFAWLVQVTNLVPPGLDPTTIPQVQERIAPDFLSLTVALGAGVAGALSLRTGVSTALVGVMIAVALIPPAATVGIGIAFGLPAVALTSAVLVLVNVLSINLAALIVLWYSGYRPEQFFQREEARSDTLTRVGGLVVAIVVLSVFLGGVTYDSYRVAETEETIRGEVDAAIDETDGRVVLLDVSMETERQRLLFTGVERVVVTVGAPPGDRPTDLAARIDSRIRAATGTDVDVEVRYVEVTRQNVAVPA; encoded by the coding sequence GTGCGACTCGTACAGGTTGCGGTGCCGGCGGCGAAACGCGACACGGTGCTGAAGGCGCTCGACGACGAGGGCGTCGACTACGTCGTGAGCGACGAGAGCAGCGGCCGCGAGTACGACGCCGTCGTCTCCTTTCCCGCCCCGGCGAACGCGGTCGAAGACCTCCTGGCCCGGTTGCGTGGCGTCGGTGTCGACGAGCACGGCTACACCGTCGTCACCGACGCGACGACGGTCATCTCGGCGCGCTTCGACGCGCTGGAGGACGAGTACGACGGGAACGAGGAGGCGGAGGACCGTATCGCCCGCGAGGAACTCGTCGCCCGCGCGAAGAGCCTCGCGAGCACGTTCCCGACGTACGTCACGCTGACCATCATCAGCGCCATCATCGCCACGGCGGGGCTGCTCCTCGACTCGGCGGCCACCGTCGTCGGGAGCATGGTCATCGCGCCGCTCATCGGGCCGGCGATGGCCGCCTGCGTCGGCACCGTCGTCGACGACCGAGAACTCTGGGTCCGAGGGGTCCGTCTCCAGTTCATCGGTATCGTGCTGTCCATCCTCGCGGCCGCCCTCTTCGCGTGGCTCGTCCAGGTGACGAACCTCGTCCCGCCGGGGCTCGACCCGACGACGATACCGCAGGTCCAGGAGCGCATCGCACCGGACTTCCTCTCGCTGACGGTCGCCCTCGGCGCGGGCGTCGCGGGCGCGCTGAGCCTCCGGACGGGTGTCTCGACGGCACTCGTCGGCGTCATGATCGCCGTCGCGCTCATCCCGCCGGCGGCGACGGTCGGCATCGGCATCGCGTTCGGCCTGCCGGCCGTCGCGCTCACTTCGGCCGTCCTCGTCCTCGTCAACGTCCTCTCCATCAACCTCGCGGCGCTGATCGTCCTCTGGTACTCCGGCTACCGCCCCGAGCAGTTCTTCCAGCGCGAGGAGGCGCGCAGCGACACGCTCACCCGCGTCGGCGGACTCGTCGTCGCCATCGTCGTCCTCTCGGTGTTCCTCGGCGGTGTCACCTACGACAGCTACCGGGTGGCGGAGACCGAGGAGACCATCCGGGGGGAGGTCGACGCGGCTATCGACGAGACCGATGGTCGGGTCGTCCTCCTCGACGTGTCGATGGAGACCGAACGCCAGCGGCTGCTGTTCACCGGCGTCGAGCGCGTGGTCGTCACCGTCGGCGCACCACCCGGCGACCGGCCGACCGACCTCGCCGCCCGCATCGACTCGCGCATCCGGGCGGCGACCGGCACCGACGTCGACGTCGAGGTGCGGTACGTCGAGGTCACCCGGCAGAACGTCGCCGTCCCCGCGTGA